A part of Molothrus aeneus isolate 106 unplaced genomic scaffold, BPBGC_Maene_1.0 scaffold_30, whole genome shotgun sequence genomic DNA contains:
- the PQBP1 gene encoding polyglutamine-binding protein 1, giving the protein MPLPVALQSRLAKRGLLKHVEPEPEEEIIAEDYDDAHVDYEASRLEGLMPPWYKVIDPTCGLPYYWNVDTDLVSWLSPSDPNSVITKPARRARGGAEAEEPPEKEEAPRERRGHRREELAPYPKGKKGGRKDEELDPMDPSAYSDAPRGTWSTGLPKRNEAKTGADTTAAGPLFQQRPYPSPGAVLRANAEASRGKD; this is encoded by the exons ATGCCGCTGCCCGTGGCTCTCCAGTCCCGCCTGGCCAAGCGGGGGCTGCTCAAACACGTGGAGCCCG AGCCCGAGGAGGAGATCATCGCTGAGGATTACGATGACGCCCATGTGGATTACGAAGCCTCGCGGCTCGAGGGGCTGATGCCGCCCTGGTACAAGGTCATCGACCCCACCTG TGGGCTGCCCTATTACTGGAACGTGGACACGGACCTGGTGTCGTGGCTGTCCCCGAGCGACCCCAACTCCGTCATCACCAAACCCGCACGGAGAGCGCGGGGCGGCGCAg AGGCCGAGGAGCCCCCCGAGAAGGAGGAGGCGCCGCGGGAGCGCCGGGGGCACCGGCGGGAGGAGCTGGCCCCGTACCCCAAGGGCAAGAAAG GCGGCCGCAAGGACGAGGAGCTGGACCCGATGGACCCCAGCGCCTACTCGGACGCGCCCCG GGGGACGTGGTCCACGGGGCTGCCCAAGCGCAACGAGGCCAAGACGGGCGCGGACACGACGGCGGCCGGGCCCCTGTTCCAGCAGCGGCCGTACCCCAGCCCCGGCGCCGTCCTGCGCGCCAACGCCGAGGCCTCGCGCGGAAAGGACTGA